One Methanospirillum lacunae genomic window, GTAAGTACCCATACCCGTAGAATTTTTTTTTAGGTTACCTGTGGTAATACCAATGGTGTTCATAAAATTTTATTTCCCATACTCAATAACTGAGTTATACACTTCCAGGGTTTTGGAAGCAGTTTTTTTCCAAGAGAATTTTTTTGCTCGATCTAAACTATATAACGAATATTGATGATGGAATTCTGGATCTGATAAAAGTTTCAATATTAACTCTGAAAGTTGTTCATAATCATTTGGATTAATCATAAGGCCTTCCTTTCCCATGATTTCAGGGAGGGAGGAGACATTTGATGTAATAACAGGTGTACCGCATTTCATTGCCTCTAACGGGGGCAAACCAAAACCTTCATAACGTGAGGGAAAAACAAAAACCTCAGCGGATGAATATAGAGCTGGGAGATCTTCATACGGAACAAAATTCAGGATATGTATCTTTTTTGATAAATTAAGGGATTCGATTAGTTTAAATACAGTTTCGAATTTCCATGCTTTCTTTCCTGCAATAACCAAATCAAAATAGGGGTTAGATTTTTGGCATATATAATATGCTTTGATAAGTAATTCGATATTTTTTTTGGGTTCAATTGCTCCAACAAAGAGAATAAATGGATGGTTTAAGTTATATTTTTGTTTTATCCTTTTCTTCTCCTCTGGAGATGATGGATTGAAATGATTCGATACTCCAGAATAGATGACTTCAATTTTTTGGTCTGGTATTTTATAGATTTTAAGAATATCATCTTTTGTATGATTTGAAACAGTTATGATTTTCGAGGCTCTTTTAAGCATATATGGATAATATAATTTTGCTTGAATTGAAAAAATTGACCCCACATATTGAGGATAAAGTATTGGAATTAAATCGTGAATTGTTACAATATAATTATGTCCTATGTTGGGTGACACAGGATATTGGGCAGGATTATGAATAATATCTAATTTTTTTAAGCTTTGCTTTTTTAATGAAAGTGCCTGACTCCATAATATGTGGGAAAAAGACCGGCGGGGTATGGAAGATAAAATTGAAGAACATCCTAATACATCATCACCAAATGGATGTTTGATAAGAGTAAGATCGGTATTTTTTTTAAGGTCTTCTATTAACTGGAATACGTAAGTTCCGATTCCAGATTTATTTTGTTTTAGATCTCCAGTTATTAAGCCTATTTTAATCATAATAAAAATAAAAGGAAAATTCTCATAGTTTTCAAAAAGACATTTAGTTTGTAAATATTATAGAAGGTTAAATCAATGATTCATAGTTATTAGTATCCCTCATAATATCAAACCGATCTGCAATTTGTTATTCCTAATTATATTATTTATTAATTGATTTCATATATTAGGATTCAGATTTTTATAATAAATAATCATTTAATCCTTCCTGGTAAAACTCTAAATAATTTTTCACCATTACATCAATACTATAGTTGAGTAATACACGCTCTCTAGCACAGTGTCCCATTTTGGCTAGTAATTCTTTTTCAACCAGAACATTTTGAATCGAATTAGCCATATGTAAGGGATCATTGTTTTGAATAAGTATCCCTGTGATCCGATCTTCAATTAACTCAGGAATAGCTCCATTTCCCGTAGTAATTACGGGTAACCCACATGACATAGCTTCAAGTATGCTCATCCCAAAGGTCTCATCCTTTGAAGTGTGTATGTATAGATCTGCTGCTTGGTAATACTTGTTTACCATTATTTCTTCTTTTTGATAAGGGACTTCTTGAATAACAATAGAATTAACTACTTCAGTTCGATTCATACCACCAAGGATTAAAAAAATTATTTGGCCTTGAATTTGATCTCGTGAGAGATACTTTAAAGACTGTCTTAAAAAGTCCCAATTAAACTTTTTATTATCAAAACCTCCCTTAGATGTCATTATCAGTATTTTAGCAGAAAGTGGGAGTCCTAATTTTTCTCGAATTTTTTCTTTGTTACCTGGGGAGAAAACCGTTGTGTTGATTCCATGAGGGATGACACGTGATTTGATAATTGCTGGGCTGAGTATTGAATTATTAATATTGTCTAATACCCATTTACTTGGAGTAATAAGATAAATGCGGGATTTTTTAAAAATATCTTTCTTTTTTTCCCAGTTACTATGAAAAGAATTTGGAAAAAGCGTTTTGATTTTTGATCGGATAGGGCAATCATCACACCCATGTTGCCATTTCATACAAGAAAAAAAACTAGCACAATATCCAGTAATTAACCAATAATCATGGATCGTTAAAAAAATTGGAAGTTTGCTAGATAATTGAGGAATCGCTTTGATATCAAAATAATCCTCATGAAGATTGTGAAGATGAAGGATTTGTGTATCTTTTTTAAAATCATCAATTATGGTATATGATGATGGGTAGGGAATATTTTCATATCCAGCTAATGTTTTGAAAAAATAGGGGGTTTGAGTAATAAAACATTGAAATAATGATAAATGCCTTGGATTATACAAAATAGGATATTGACTTTTTAAAAGAAAGTCTTCGATAGTGAGCCATACCTTCTCTCTGACAGACCCCTGTTTTGGAGAAGGTATTTGAAAAACGAGTTCATTTTCGGTTTTTTTTCGCCCTACCAACAGAGATACGTCGTTTCCTCTTTTATTTAATTCATCAAGTAATGTTACTACTATTTTTTCCGCTCCACCACCTAAATCAGAATTATTTATAAGCAATATTTTCATTATTTACCGTTTCCTTATCTTTCCTAAATTAAATAAAAATATATATGTGGTGTTACATATGTTTATTTTGTTGAATATACTATCAATTGGGGATGTATTCACAAAATTTTAAGACGTATTTACTTTCGACAGAAAACCCAAATATCGGGATTGGAGGTAAAAATACACATCTCCTTTTGTTAGAACGTGGATTTCAACATATAGGACTTCAATATTTAACTATATATCCATCTGAAGTTTTGTTCTCTAATGATTCACCGATAAAGCAATTTAAACGCATGATTAAATATAAAGATAGGGCCGCCCTATTATCACCAATATTTAGACATATTTATGCTTTGTATGATTCAATAACTCCGGAAATACAAAAGATATCTACCCCTCCAACGGTTATCTTTCATTGTCATGATGTGTTAACACTTTCTATGGTTAACCGATATTTTCCAATGCAGCAGTGTGTAAAAATCTTAACTGTTCATGGATATTATACTCAAGAGATAATTGATGACTCTTTATTAGAAAAATCAATTGCTATAAAAAAATATTATAATTCTTGCATGAACATTGAAAAAGATGCAGTATATGCATCAGATCATATTATTGCAGTTGATTCAAGGATTAAAGATTATTTAATAAACAAATTCTCGTATAAACCCTCCAACATCTCAATATTTCAAAATGCCACAGATACTGATACTTTTTGTCCTGTGACATATGATCTAAAAAAGAAACTACGTTACAAATATGCGCACAAAAATGATGATATTATAATATTTGTTCCACGTCGTTTGGTTCCCAAAAATGGCGTTGAATACGCAATAAAAGCTATTCAGATGATAAAACAACCATATGTAAAATTGGTTATTGCTGGAGATGGGTTATTAAGGAAAGAATTGGAAGGCATCTCTAATGGCGATGATCGTATAATATTCCTTGGAGAAGTGCCTCACAACCAAATTGTAGACTATTATCAATTATCAGATATTATCCTTGTTCCTTCCATCACTTCAAATGATATTCAGGAAGCGACTTCTCTTTCTATGCTTGAAGGAATGGCATGTGGAAAGACCGTAATCTGCTCTGATATTGGAGGGATGCAGGAAGTATTAAAGAATAGTAAGGCGGGATTCTTAGTTCCAGAAAAAAATCCAGAAAGTATCGCAAATATCATCCAAGATATCATATTAAATCCAGAATTAGAAAAGTATGGAAAAATTGCACGATCCTATGTAATGGAACACCATTCCTATATTTCATATGCAAAACGTCTAGAAGACTTGTATCATTCCACTATGAAAACGAAGGGATTATTATGAAAAATCCGCGAGTTTCAATTTTGATGCCAACACATAACGATGAAGAAACAATTGTAGAATCCATAAATTCAGTAATATATCAAGATTATCAAAATTGGGAACTAATTATAATTAATGATCATTCTGAAGAAACTGATGCTATCATTTCACAGTTCAAAGATAACCGAATAAAATATCTACATAATTCGGGTGATATTGGGCAGTTAAATGCAATAAATTATGGAGTACCCTATATATCTGGCGAATTGGTTACATTTCTACATTCAGATGATCGTTTTAATTCATCCTCCTCTCTGATAGAATGTGTACAGCATTTTCAAGATATTACTCTTGATGGGATTTATTCAAACCTTCGTATAATAAATGAAGAAGGATATTTTACTGGTTTCCTAAGGACAGTACCAAGTGTGAGTAAAAATTTATTAAATGGTATCTTTTTATTACGTGGATCCAATATTGTATCTGATGTTTTTTTTGTAACAAAAGATGTATTTTTGAGTGTTGTATTAAATAATTATTTATTTTGGAATATGCCATACTGGTTTTATGAAAAAACAGATGACAAAAAAAAGATAGGTGTTAACACAGAAAAAATTGTAGATAAATCTACGAATAGTCTTAAGGTTCTAAATTTAAAAAAAGTAAAACCTTGGTATGATTATAGAGTTTATAAGAATAATTATATCAAATCTGAAGTAGGAAAGTTTGAAACATTTAATGGGATGCTGAGAACAACATTAGTCTTAAGCTGCTTTATTGATGAATTTCCTTTTTCGAGGCTTCCCCGAATTACAGAATATTTAATAAAAAAATATGGCTTTTCTATTTCACGAAAACGTAAGTATTCGGGTTCATATTTTGATTTAGTATGCTCAGTATATCGTGGAATATATGGAGAGGGATGCGTTAGTATGAATACATATTTAAAAGCAATTTTAGATTATTATCAAAATTATCCATCATCTAACGAAATAAAAATTCCAACTGAATTGATTAGGAATTGTAATAATTGGTATAAAGGGTGTGATGCAAGAAAGTTTTATCTTGATGTTATCAGTGAAGGAAAATTGGATCCCTTATATATATATATTTTTAAACATGCAAATGAGGGGTTTAATATAATAAATATTAACAGAAAGGAGGATCAGTCTAGAATGATTGATCTGTTGAAATTTTTAAATATTATGGCACGTGTTGAAGTAATAGATTTTCAATAACTGGTTTACCTCCCCCCAAAAAAAACATGGAATGATTAGAATATGAAGATTGGTATTATCCTTGGAACAAGACCCGAAATAATAAAAATGTCTCCAATAATTCGTTATTGTGAGAAATTGTCTATTCCATTTTTTATTCTGCATACTGGGCAGCATTACAGTTATGAAATGGACTCTCTTTTCTTCAAACAATTAATGCTCCCAAATCCCACATTTAATCTTAATATTGGTTCGGGATCTCATGCTGTGCAGACTGCCAAAATTCTAATTGGTGTTGAAGAAATCATTTCCCGTGAACATCCGAGCATAGTTTTGGTTCAAGGTGACACAAACACTGTTCTGGGAGGTGCCCTAGCAGCAGTGAAACTACACATCCCCATTGGACATATTGAAGCTGGTCTGAGAAGTAACGATAGAACGATGCCAGAAGAAATAAATCGAATTGTTACAGATCATTTGTCTAATTATCTGTTTACTCCAACGATTTGTGCACAGAACAACCTCATTAGCGAGGGTATCCAAAAGGATAAAATTTTTTCCGTGGGGAA contains:
- a CDS encoding glycosyltransferase family 4 protein, coding for MIKIGLITGDLKQNKSGIGTYVFQLIEDLKKNTDLTLIKHPFGDDVLGCSSILSSIPRRSFSHILWSQALSLKKQSLKKLDIIHNPAQYPVSPNIGHNYIVTIHDLIPILYPQYVGSIFSIQAKLYYPYMLKRASKIITVSNHTKDDILKIYKIPDQKIEVIYSGVSNHFNPSSPEEKKRIKQKYNLNHPFILFVGAIEPKKNIELLIKAYYICQKSNPYFDLVIAGKKAWKFETVFKLIESLNLSKKIHILNFVPYEDLPALYSSAEVFVFPSRYEGFGLPPLEAMKCGTPVITSNVSSLPEIMGKEGLMINPNDYEQLSELILKLLSDPEFHHQYSLYSLDRAKKFSWKKTASKTLEVYNSVIEYGK
- a CDS encoding glycosyltransferase; translation: MKILLINNSDLGGGAEKIVVTLLDELNKRGNDVSLLVGRKKTENELVFQIPSPKQGSVREKVWLTIEDFLLKSQYPILYNPRHLSLFQCFITQTPYFFKTLAGYENIPYPSSYTIIDDFKKDTQILHLHNLHEDYFDIKAIPQLSSKLPIFLTIHDYWLITGYCASFFSCMKWQHGCDDCPIRSKIKTLFPNSFHSNWEKKKDIFKKSRIYLITPSKWVLDNINNSILSPAIIKSRVIPHGINTTVFSPGNKEKIREKLGLPLSAKILIMTSKGGFDNKKFNWDFLRQSLKYLSRDQIQGQIIFLILGGMNRTEVVNSIVIQEVPYQKEEIMVNKYYQAADLYIHTSKDETFGMSILEAMSCGLPVITTGNGAIPELIEDRITGILIQNNDPLHMANSIQNVLVEKELLAKMGHCARERVLLNYSIDVMVKNYLEFYQEGLNDYLL
- a CDS encoding glycosyltransferase family 4 protein, encoding MYSQNFKTYLLSTENPNIGIGGKNTHLLLLERGFQHIGLQYLTIYPSEVLFSNDSPIKQFKRMIKYKDRAALLSPIFRHIYALYDSITPEIQKISTPPTVIFHCHDVLTLSMVNRYFPMQQCVKILTVHGYYTQEIIDDSLLEKSIAIKKYYNSCMNIEKDAVYASDHIIAVDSRIKDYLINKFSYKPSNISIFQNATDTDTFCPVTYDLKKKLRYKYAHKNDDIIIFVPRRLVPKNGVEYAIKAIQMIKQPYVKLVIAGDGLLRKELEGISNGDDRIIFLGEVPHNQIVDYYQLSDIILVPSITSNDIQEATSLSMLEGMACGKTVICSDIGGMQEVLKNSKAGFLVPEKNPESIANIIQDIILNPELEKYGKIARSYVMEHHSYISYAKRLEDLYHSTMKTKGLL
- a CDS encoding glycosyltransferase family 2 protein, yielding MKNPRVSILMPTHNDEETIVESINSVIYQDYQNWELIIINDHSEETDAIISQFKDNRIKYLHNSGDIGQLNAINYGVPYISGELVTFLHSDDRFNSSSSLIECVQHFQDITLDGIYSNLRIINEEGYFTGFLRTVPSVSKNLLNGIFLLRGSNIVSDVFFVTKDVFLSVVLNNYLFWNMPYWFYEKTDDKKKIGVNTEKIVDKSTNSLKVLNLKKVKPWYDYRVYKNNYIKSEVGKFETFNGMLRTTLVLSCFIDEFPFSRLPRITEYLIKKYGFSISRKRKYSGSYFDLVCSVYRGIYGEGCVSMNTYLKAILDYYQNYPSSNEIKIPTELIRNCNNWYKGCDARKFYLDVISEGKLDPLYIYIFKHANEGFNIININRKEDQSRMIDLLKFLNIMARVEVIDFQ